From a region of the Saccharomyces paradoxus chromosome IV, complete sequence genome:
- the STE5 gene encoding Ste5p (Pheromone-responsive MAPK scaffold protein~similar to YDR103W) — protein MMQTPTDNIVSPFHNFGSSTQYSSTSSRTPNQIIEVEKPNTLSPLSRGKKWTEKLARFQRGSGRKKRFSPSPASSSTFSFSPKSRVTSSNSSGNEEDNLLTTPSTVSTDYLPQHPHRTSSLPRPNSNLFYASNSDISRANEPLRTENLSYNMPPKVAPFGYPIPRTSIKKSFLNASCTLCDEPISSRRKGEKIIELACGHLSHQECLIISFGTTSKADIGALFPFCTKCKKDANIAVQCIPENDELKDILISDFLIHKIPDSELSTTPLSCFPLPSPLLPPFGLSCTPVKRQTIYSQAPSLGPNLILAAPPKERNQIPQKNSKYTFLHSPLGHRRMPSRADSIFTSTSMVSSANDFISAVSDSVKTNDIETKIPLPLLRSYFIQVLLSNFREELQDWRIDGDYGLLRLVDKLMVAKDDQKYLQSWCFLFENAFVIAEVDNDADVLEIRLKNLEIFTPITNLKMTTLEASVLKCTLNKQDCTDLSDLYIVQNINSDESTTVQKWISGLLNQDFVFNEDNITSTLPVLPIIKNLSDDADNGSYETSTFLGLINPNKVVEVGNVYDNDTVIIRRGFTLDSVDCSRHSTVDSMQSVLTTISSILSLKREKPDNLVIILQVDFTKLKEEESLIVIYNSLKALTIKFARLQFCFVDRNNHVLDYGPVLNRIDSLSFVSNLKLKRPLLQFSPIWLKDTLYPEKIHEHLGIVAVSNSNMEENKSVLFQDYRCFTSFGRRRPNELKIKVGYLNVDYSDKINELVEASSWTLVLETLCYSFGLSFDEDDDDDEEDHDDSTDNELDSSSRSLSDAESTTTIHIHSPVGPENVTANMVNEGNPHTGDGHRDIKSLETVGSTTQSPLIPDIRFSLYSDEESTNEDENGISVLLPSDVDKGIDEITRRGSLSSFIESSNESCPLHMDYI, from the coding sequence ATGATGCAAACTCCTACAGACAATATAGTTTCCCCTTTTCACAATTTTGGTAGCTCAACGCAATATAGTAGTACGTCGTCGAGAACACCTAATCAAATTATAGAGGTAGAGAAGCCCAATACTCTGTCCCCGTTGTCGAGAGGGAAAAAATGGACGGAAAAATTGGCCAGGTTCCAAAGGGGTAGCGgtaggaaaaaaagattctCGCCTTCCCCTGCTTCCTCCTCTACATTTTCATTCTCACCGAAGTCTAGGGTtacttcttcaaattcttctggtaatgaagaagataatttACTAACCACACCTTCGACTGTTTCCACCGATTATTTACCACAACACCCCCATAGAACGTCTTCTTTGCCAAGGCCTAATTCCAATCTCTTTTACGCAAGTAATAGCGATATATCTCGAGCAAATGAGCCTTTAAGAACGGAAAATTTATCATATAATATGCCACCCAAGGTCGCTCCATTTGGCTATCCAATACCCAGAACTTCAATTAAAAAGTCTTTTTTGAATGCCTCCTGTACGTTATGTGACGAGCCTATTTCTAGCAGGAGAAAGGGCGAGAAAATCATAGAGCTTGCATGTGGCCACTTAAGTCACCAAGAATGTCTTATCATCTCTTTTGGTACCACTTCAAAGGCAGACATAGGGGCGCTCTTCCCTTTCTGTACAAAATGTAAGAAGGATGCTAACATAGCCGTTCAATGCATTccagaaaatgatgaacTAAAAGATATACTCATTTCGGATTTTTTAATTCATAAAATTCCAGATTCTGAGTTATCGACCACACCCCTGTCCTGCTTTCCTCTTCCTTCGCCACTCTTGCCTCCTTTTGGTTTATCGTGTACACCGGTTAAAAGACAAACGATATATTCACAAGCTCCAAGCCTAGGCCCAAATCTCATATTGGCTGCTCCTCCGAAGGAAAGGAATCAAATTCCACAaaagaattcaaaatataCATTTTTACATTCACCCTTGGGACACAGAAGAATGCCATCGAGAGCAGACTCTATCTTCACCTCCACTTCTATGGTGTCATCGGCTAATGATTTTATTTCTGCTGTTTCTGATTCAGTGAAAACAAACGAtattgaaacaaaaatacCGTTGCCGCTGCTAAGATCATATTTTATTCAAGTTCTTTTAAGCAATTTCCGAGAAGAATTGCAGGATTGGAGGATAGACGGGGACTATGGGTTACTACGACTGGTAGACAAATTGATGGTTGCTAAAGATGATCAGAAATACCTTCAAAGCTGGTGTTTCTTATTTGAAAACGCATTTGTAATAGCAGAAGTGGATAACGATGCTGATGTTTTGGAAATTAGactaaaaaatttagaaatatTTACACCAATCACCAACTTGAAAATGACCACACTCGAAGCTTCAGTCCTTAAATGCACTTTAAACAAGCAAGACTGCACTGATTTATCAGACCTTTACATTgttcaaaatataaattCTGATGAAAGTACAACAGTACAGAAATGGATTTCAGGTCTTCTGAATCAGGATTTTGTATTTAATGAGGACAATATCACCTCCACGCTGCCTGTTCTTCCGATCATAAAGAATCTTTCAGATGATGCAGATAATGGCAGCTATGAGACGAGTACCTTTCTAGGTTTAATTAATCCTAATAAAGTTGTTGAAGTTGGAAATGTGTACGACAATGATACAGTAATCATTAGGAGAGGTTTTACATTAGATTCAGTAGATTGTTCTAGGCACAGTACTGTCGACAGCATGCAATCTGTTTTAACTACAATAAGCTCGATTCTTTCCCTAAAACGAGAAAAACCTGATAATTTGGTAATAATCTTGCAGGTTGATTTTACGAAACtgaaggaagaagaaagtttaATCGTTATTTATAACAGCTTAAAAGCTCTAACTATTAAATTTGCACGTCTGCAGTTTTGTTTCGTTGATCGAAATAACCATGTTCTGGACTACGGACCAGTATTAAACAGGATAGATTCACTAAGTTTCGTTTCAAATCTCAAGTTAAAGCGCCCCTTGTTACAATTTTCTCCCATCTGGTTGAAAGATACTTTATATCCCGAAAAGATTCACGAGCATTTGGGTATTGTTGCTGTATCAAATAGTAATatggaagaaaacaaatCCGTATTATTCCAAGATTACAGATGCTTTACaagttttggaagaagaaggccTAATGAGTTGAAGATTAAGGTGGGCTATTTGAACGTAGACTACAGTGATAAAATTAATGAATTAGTTGAAGCCAGCTCCTGGACTCTTGTTTTAGAAACTCTCTGCTACAGTTTCGGTCTAagttttgatgaagatgacgacgatgatgaagaggatcATGATGACTCGACCGATAATGAGCTCGATAGTAGTTCAAGATCACTATCAGATGCAGAATCTACAACTACTATTCATATCCACTCCCCAGTTGGTCCTGAAAATGTCACCGCAAATATGGTGAATGAGGGAAACCCTCATACCGGGGATGGACATCGCGATATAAAAAGCTTAGAAACTGTTGGTTCTACAACGCAGTCACCTCTGATCCCTGACATTAGGTTTTCACTTTATTCTGATGAGGAAAGTActaatgaagatgaaaatggtattTCGGTACTGTTACCCAGTGACGTGGACAAAGGAATCGATGAAATAACAAGACGTGGTTCATTATCAAGCTTTATTGAGAGCAGTAATGAAAGCTGTCCACTCCACATGGATTATATTTAG